In the Chlorobium limicola DSM 245 genome, one interval contains:
- a CDS encoding DUF4405 domain-containing protein, with translation MKKSFSWRIFISFGLLLAFLMLLVSGVILYISPPGRVANWTDWRMLGLTKTAWANQHSIFGFAFALLSIFHLFVINWKAFFSYLKAKSAIGLKSPVELFGSILLALLFGFGTYFSIQPFSAVIDFGDNVSASWEQRDKQPPVPHAEIMTLVELAQQPGLGGDAEALKAKLEKAGYTVGSVQETLADIAIRNKTTAEKIYRDIAPEKSGAKKLPSEGLGRKTLQEIADAQGISVTSLQMALRQKEIEAEPGMTLKAIAERNHIEMSELRGMIETMISP, from the coding sequence TTCAGCTGGCGCATATTCATCAGCTTCGGACTTCTGCTCGCCTTTCTGATGCTGCTTGTATCGGGAGTCATTCTCTATATCTCTCCTCCCGGAAGGGTGGCGAACTGGACCGACTGGCGAATGCTCGGTCTGACCAAAACAGCATGGGCCAATCAGCACTCGATTTTCGGCTTCGCGTTCGCTCTTCTCTCGATATTCCATCTTTTCGTCATCAACTGGAAGGCGTTTTTTTCGTACCTCAAAGCCAAGTCAGCCATCGGCCTGAAAAGTCCGGTCGAGCTGTTCGGCAGCATCCTGCTTGCGCTGCTCTTCGGGTTCGGCACCTACTTTTCCATCCAGCCTTTTTCGGCGGTTATCGATTTCGGCGACAACGTTTCGGCTTCATGGGAGCAAAGGGACAAACAGCCCCCCGTACCTCATGCCGAGATCATGACGCTTGTCGAACTCGCACAGCAGCCGGGGCTTGGCGGTGATGCCGAAGCTCTGAAAGCGAAGCTCGAAAAAGCCGGATACACGGTTGGTTCGGTTCAGGAGACTCTTGCGGACATAGCAATCAGGAACAAGACAACGGCGGAAAAGATCTACAGGGATATCGCTCCTGAAAAAAGCGGAGCGAAGAAGCTTCCTTCCGAAGGGCTTGGCCGTAAAACCCTGCAGGAGATAGCCGACGCCCAGGGAATATCGGTCACTTCGCTGCAGATGGCGCTTCGCCAGAAAGAGATTGAAGCCGAACCCGGCATGACCCTGAAAGCGATAGCCGAAAGGAACCATATCGAAATGAGCGAGTTACGCGGGATGATCGAAACCATGATCAGCCCGTAA
- a CDS encoding Fic family protein: MNRKAAIKSVHADKAGDTPSARRNPSNGRCMPFFMISARLLCATRQPYPGQLPEGITKESLAKGRISVLRNPDIAHLLYLPALKAGLIEMTIPDKPTSRMLQYRRTNKGLLLQKVKTLVDRAN; the protein is encoded by the coding sequence TTGAACCGCAAGGCTGCAATCAAATCAGTTCACGCAGACAAAGCGGGCGACACGCCCTCGGCGAGACGAAATCCTTCGAATGGCCGCTGTATGCCATTTTTCATGATTTCTGCCCGTTTATTGTGTGCAACCCGCCAGCCCTATCCCGGTCAACTGCCGGAAGGCATCACCAAAGAGAGCCTTGCAAAAGGCCGCATTTCCGTCCTTCGCAATCCTGACATCGCTCATCTCCTGTACTTGCCGGCCCTGAAAGCAGGGTTGATCGAGATGACGATTCCCGATAAACCCACAAGCCGCATGCTGCAATACCGCCGGACAAATAAGGGATTACTCTTGCAAAAGGTTAAAACGCTCGTTGATCGAGCGAATTAA
- a CDS encoding helix-turn-helix transcriptional regulator, with protein MRQSRPPLVRMQHIDRELRNNCYPNCTTVARYFEASRKTIQRDIEYMRDLLHAPIEYDKKKKGYFYNKEWTFMPSTFLDRQEAEALKATKKVLSQYQGTPYYQEISSALDKILQYLPASHSENGILDIYSFEQTASSEIDTKSFTLLDEAIRNNRKIGITYHASSKQAETERTVHPYRLHYDQSKSTWYLIAFCELRQATRTFAVNRIRSITPCATGFTIPESFSIEKYLEQTFDQCAGVEEQAIVIRFTPYQSQWIKEHRWHPTQQIEEHEDGSITLHMKVSALDAVKRWVMRYGKEAEVLEPEELRDMIRDEVRVMGAMYAMIL; from the coding sequence ATGAGACAATCCAGACCCCCGCTGGTTCGCATGCAACATATCGACCGGGAACTTCGCAATAACTGTTACCCGAACTGCACCACAGTTGCCCGTTACTTTGAAGCAAGTCGTAAGACTATTCAGCGCGACATCGAGTACATGCGTGACTTGCTGCATGCCCCGATTGAATACGACAAAAAGAAAAAGGGCTATTTCTATAACAAAGAATGGACCTTTATGCCTTCCACATTTCTTGACCGACAGGAAGCAGAAGCGCTGAAAGCCACAAAGAAAGTCCTCTCCCAGTATCAGGGAACCCCCTATTATCAGGAAATCAGCAGCGCGCTTGACAAAATTCTGCAGTATCTGCCTGCCTCACATTCCGAAAACGGCATTCTTGACATCTATTCGTTCGAGCAAACGGCATCTTCAGAAATCGACACAAAAAGTTTTACCCTGCTCGATGAAGCAATCCGCAACAATCGGAAAATCGGCATAACCTACCACGCCTCATCAAAACAGGCGGAAACCGAGCGGACGGTTCACCCTTATCGGTTGCACTACGATCAATCTAAAAGCACCTGGTATCTGATTGCCTTCTGCGAACTGCGGCAAGCCACAAGAACCTTCGCCGTCAACAGAATCAGATCCATCACCCCATGCGCAACCGGGTTCACCATTCCGGAATCCTTTTCAATCGAAAAGTATCTCGAACAGACCTTCGATCAATGTGCCGGCGTCGAAGAGCAAGCAATCGTCATACGTTTTACCCCATATCAGTCACAGTGGATAAAGGAGCACCGCTGGCACCCGACGCAACAGATCGAGGAACACGAGGATGGATCGATCACTCTGCATATGAAGGTCAGCGCACTCGATGCGGTTAAACGCTGGGTCATGCGCTACGGCAAAGAAGCCGAAGTGCTTGAGCCTGAAGAGTTGAGGGATATGATCAGGGATGAGGTTCGGGTGATGGGTGCGATGTATGCGATGATATTGTAA
- the cas6 gene encoding CRISPR-associated endoribonuclease Cas6, translating to MRLKLTLRQQRPVERIPLNHSHHLAAVIYSTLSKSSSEFATVLHDKGYAPEGSRQKFKYFTFSSLQIPIRTIDSGEIVSRSRQITFYLSSPKEEFLQHLILGLFAEGSLRIHNAVFSKECIEKLPEPEWTENMTFSMLSPLAVSVYRDPSAGMNTKEYLRYDDSRLSDMLLHNLQAKYRGLFGCEPPENDIPFSVRFEEAYLKRVREKGRSVEKLITIKDYSGKETRVKAIQCPFTVTGDPELIKVGYECGFGENNPMGFGMVKVS from the coding sequence ATGAGGCTTAAGTTAACCCTCCGGCAACAACGCCCAGTAGAGCGAATACCTCTGAATCACAGCCATCATTTGGCTGCCGTGATATACAGTACCCTTTCCAAATCCTCATCTGAATTTGCAACTGTTTTGCATGACAAGGGGTATGCTCCTGAAGGGAGCCGGCAAAAATTCAAATATTTCACCTTTTCAAGCCTTCAGATTCCGATCCGAACAATTGATAGCGGAGAAATTGTTTCCCGCTCCCGTCAGATAACGTTCTATCTCTCGTCGCCGAAGGAAGAGTTTCTCCAGCATCTGATTCTTGGCCTGTTTGCCGAAGGGTCATTGCGGATTCATAATGCAGTATTCAGCAAGGAGTGTATCGAAAAGCTGCCTGAACCCGAATGGACGGAGAACATGACTTTTTCAATGCTGTCGCCGCTCGCCGTATCGGTCTATCGCGATCCATCAGCAGGTATGAATACGAAGGAATATCTGCGTTATGACGACAGCCGTCTTTCTGATATGCTCTTGCATAATCTGCAGGCGAAGTATCGCGGTTTGTTTGGCTGCGAACCTCCGGAAAATGACATTCCCTTTTCGGTGAGGTTTGAAGAAGCGTATCTCAAAAGAGTGCGGGAGAAAGGCAGGAGCGTAGAAAAGCTGATCACCATCAAGGACTACAGCGGAAAAGAGACCAGGGTCAAGGCTATACAATGTCCCTTTACAGTGACCGGTGACCCCGAATTGATCAAGGTCGGCTATGAGTGCGGATTCGGGGAGAACAACCCGATGGGGTTCGGCATGGTGAAAGTGAGTTAG